In the genome of Sinorhizobium chiapasense, the window TCGGCAGGAGATCGCCGAAATGCAGCACCAGATTGAGCGCAAGGATGTAGCCGGCTCCAACGATCTGCGCCTTGGTGTCGTAAGAGCGCGCGGTCACTTGCGCTTCCTGCAGCGCGGCAAGCAGCATCTTGTCTACATAGTCGCGGTTGTTCTCACGCGGTTCGGGATGCAGTGCGACATCCGGTCGAAGGAAGCGGTCAAGGACTGACGAAGGTGTCTCCTGCATTGGCTGTGCTTTCCGTCAGTGCTCGGGTGCGAAAACGAGCGCCGTGATCGCGTCCGGATCCGCGGCGTCCTCAGGGATGCGGTTTACTGCGACAAAGAGTGCCGCCCGAGAGACCAGAGTCAGCACGATGGTGTCCGCGAGTCCGCTGACGATGGCTGACCAGGTAAAGAGGCGAGTGCAGACGACACAGGCATTAAGGAACTGGCCGGGCGACGGGCGCATGAAAGCCTCCGCTCGAAAACGTTCGAGGTCTTGGGTTTGATGATGGTCACGAAGCCCGGGTGCAGGCTCAAAATTTAATCTGACTATTAAGTCAATTCGACTGCATGGTCAATATGAGAATCGTGCAGTCGTGCAATGCAGTACAGGCATGGCGGGCGAGGGCATCTAAGAATGTGCTGCGCTCGGCTCCGGGTCGGTACATGGCTTTCTTCGGCGAGGGTCAGCGCGACAGAGGAGCCGCGGACACTGAGCAGGTGGGAAATGAAGGAATGGCGCTGAGTCCTTCCGACGCAAGGCGGCGGGCTTCAGGCTGGACATTTTGGTCAGTATGACCTATTCGTGTGGGAGTTTGAGGCTTTCTGCACCATGGCAAACATCAACCCGACCCGCCGAGCCGAAATTGGGCGCGAAAAGCGCGCGAGAACCCGTGCGCAGCTTGTTGGAGCTGCCAATTCGCTGTTCGCGAGACAGGCTGTTGAATCTGTCACGGTGGATGACGTGGTCAAGGAGGCCGGCGTCGCCAAGGGAACGTTCTACGTTCACTTCGATAGCCTTGAGGCTTTAACGGCAGCGGTTGCGGAGGAACTGGTGCAGTCGTTCGACGAACTGCTGCAGCCGGGCCGGATCTCGATTTCCGATCCCGCCCTGCGAATTGCTTTCGGCTGCAGATTATTCATCGATAAGGCTCTCACTGACTCGCGATGGGCTGCGGTCGCGGCAAGAATGACGGCAGCAACTCCGAAGGGTGGCGAGAACATTCGTCGCCGCCTCTTTGAAGACCTC includes:
- a CDS encoding TetR/AcrR family transcriptional regulator, encoding MANINPTRRAEIGREKRARTRAQLVGAANSLFARQAVESVTVDDVVKEAGVAKGTFYVHFDSLEALTAAVAEELVQSFDELLQPGRISISDPALRIAFGCRLFIDKALTDSRWAAVAARMTAATPKGGENIRRRLFEDLQQLSKESLEETSAELKLEVVVGIMLQILRALGEGRLSSLDRDAVISAILRAIGLSAQQAESVLERLPPNTIPEKSSRAAAN